Proteins found in one Paenibacillus sp. FSL R10-2782 genomic segment:
- a CDS encoding ABC transporter permease yields MKTYIAKSLLQVIPVLLIVSLIVFILVRVTGDPVALMLPETATAEDRAVLTQALGLDQPLYAQYIKFIGSALQGDFGTSFRYGESALPLVLERLPASFELAVAAMIFAIIIAVPLGVISAVKRNTFTDLIISSLSVVGKAMPNFWMGIMLILLFSVMLGMLPVSGRGGMEHLILPAFTLGVGLSAQMTRLIRSSMLDILNQDYIRTARSKGILEIVVIGKHAFRNGLIPVVTIMSLQFTSLIGGTLITETVFAWPGLGQLLVVAVNTHDMAIVQAAVFVIAFIVVISNILTDVVYRLFDPRIKYS; encoded by the coding sequence TTGAAAACTTATATCGCCAAATCGCTGTTGCAGGTGATTCCTGTACTGCTGATTGTCTCTCTGATTGTATTCATCCTGGTGAGGGTAACCGGGGACCCTGTAGCCCTGATGCTGCCTGAGACCGCTACAGCCGAGGATCGTGCAGTATTAACGCAAGCGCTTGGGCTGGATCAGCCATTATATGCACAATACATTAAATTTATTGGCAGTGCCTTACAAGGCGATTTTGGCACCTCGTTTCGCTATGGTGAATCGGCTTTGCCATTAGTGCTGGAACGGCTGCCTGCCAGTTTTGAATTGGCAGTAGCCGCCATGATTTTTGCGATCATCATCGCAGTGCCGTTGGGCGTCATCTCAGCAGTCAAACGTAACACCTTTACCGATTTAATCATTTCCAGTTTATCCGTAGTCGGAAAGGCCATGCCTAACTTTTGGATGGGGATTATGCTCATATTGTTATTCTCCGTCATGCTGGGGATGCTTCCGGTGTCCGGTCGGGGCGGGATGGAGCATTTAATACTTCCAGCCTTTACACTGGGTGTCGGTCTTTCTGCACAGATGACCCGACTCATTCGCTCCAGTATGCTGGACATTTTGAATCAGGACTATATTCGAACAGCCCGAAGTAAAGGGATTCTCGAAATTGTGGTGATCGGAAAACATGCTTTTCGCAATGGATTGATTCCGGTCGTTACAATTATGAGCTTGCAATTTACGAGCTTGATCGGTGGCACACTGATTACCGAGACGGTATTCGCATGGCCGGGTTTGGGACAACTGCTTGTTGTCGCTGTGAATACACACGACATGGCTATCGTTCAGGCCGCTGTATTTGTGATTGCCTTTATTGTGGTTATCAGCAATATTTTAACCGATGTCGTTTACCGACTGTTTGATCCAAGAATTAAATACAGCTAG
- a CDS encoding dipeptide ABC transporter ATP-binding protein produces the protein MNETAQGTPLLEVNGLKKYYPVKKGWFSQKSGYVRAVDGLSFKVMPGETLGIVGESGCGKSTTGQMITQLLEPTAGEIRFQGQSLSDLTDEEVRKVRRDLQFVFQDPYSSLNPRMKVFDIVAEPLRVHGIAKGKELKAEVFRLLQTVGLGAHLADRHPHEFSGGQRQRIGIARALAMKPKLIVCDEPVSALDVSIQAQILNLLKELQQQFQLTYIFIAHGLPSVKHISDRIAVMYLGKIVELADRDELFARPQHPYTKALLDAVPVPDPRLRKERITLTGEIPNPTNPPSGCTFHTRCPYAQEICRQQGPLLEEHTPGHIVACHFPLHKQMAHE, from the coding sequence ATGAATGAGACAGCACAGGGAACACCGCTTCTCGAAGTGAATGGGCTTAAAAAATATTATCCTGTGAAAAAGGGCTGGTTTTCCCAAAAAAGCGGTTATGTACGGGCGGTTGATGGATTGAGTTTTAAGGTGATGCCCGGCGAAACCTTAGGTATTGTAGGTGAATCAGGTTGCGGCAAATCAACAACGGGACAAATGATTACACAACTGCTGGAGCCCACGGCAGGCGAAATTCGTTTTCAAGGGCAAAGCCTGTCTGATTTAACGGACGAAGAAGTACGCAAAGTCAGACGAGATTTACAGTTTGTATTTCAAGATCCGTACTCTTCTTTGAATCCGAGAATGAAGGTCTTTGATATCGTCGCCGAACCGCTTCGGGTACACGGGATTGCTAAAGGGAAAGAGCTTAAAGCTGAAGTTTTTCGACTGTTGCAGACGGTAGGATTAGGTGCTCATTTAGCAGATCGGCATCCCCATGAATTCAGTGGTGGACAGCGGCAGCGGATCGGCATAGCGAGAGCGCTTGCCATGAAACCGAAGCTCATTGTTTGCGATGAACCTGTATCTGCGCTGGATGTGTCGATTCAGGCTCAGATTTTGAATTTGTTAAAAGAGCTTCAGCAGCAGTTCCAACTTACCTACATTTTCATCGCTCACGGTCTGCCCTCCGTCAAGCATATTAGCGACCGTATTGCAGTGATGTACTTGGGCAAAATCGTGGAGCTTGCAGATCGTGATGAGTTGTTTGCAAGGCCACAGCATCCATATACAAAAGCATTGCTTGATGCAGTACCCGTCCCAGACCCGAGGCTGCGCAAAGAGCGAATAACCTTGACAGGTGAAATCCCCAATCCGACCAATCCGCCCTCGGGCTGTACTTTTCACACGCGCTGCCCATATGCACAAGAAATATGCCGTCAACAGGGACCACTGCTCGAAGAGCATACTCCAGGGCATATTGTGGCCTGCCATTTTCCCCTGCATAAGCAGATGGCTCACGAATAG
- a CDS encoding ABC transporter ATP-binding protein produces the protein MTTKLLEVNHLKTYFKTEDGIVPSVNGVSFTVNPGETVAIVGESGSGKSVTSLSIMGLVAAPGKVVGGEILLEGRDLLKLSKGEMRKYRGNEVSMIFQEPMSSLNPVFTIGNQISEVIRQHQKLSKSEARQKSIEMLERVGIPGAWKVVSYFPHQLSGGMRQRVMIAMALACQPKLLIADEPTTALDVTIQAQILNLIHKLSKEENTGIILITHDLGVVAEMADRVVVMYAGEVVEEADVFDLFEKPGHPYTIGLLGSLPKLTEQREWLDSIPGTVPNMMQMPSGCPFHPRCPYAQEQCTRIHPEIQAKDQGHYVRCLRMEEVSV, from the coding sequence ATGACCACGAAATTGCTTGAAGTGAACCATTTGAAAACCTACTTTAAAACGGAGGATGGCATCGTTCCTTCGGTCAACGGTGTCAGCTTCACTGTGAATCCAGGCGAAACGGTAGCTATTGTTGGCGAGTCCGGTTCCGGTAAAAGTGTAACCTCCTTGTCTATTATGGGTCTAGTGGCTGCGCCGGGTAAAGTCGTGGGTGGGGAGATTCTGCTTGAAGGCCGAGACTTACTCAAACTGTCCAAGGGGGAAATGCGAAAATATCGGGGGAACGAGGTATCCATGATTTTTCAGGAGCCGATGAGTTCGCTGAATCCGGTATTTACGATTGGTAACCAAATCAGTGAGGTCATCCGGCAGCACCAGAAGCTGAGCAAATCGGAGGCACGGCAGAAAAGTATTGAGATGCTGGAGAGGGTAGGCATACCCGGTGCGTGGAAAGTGGTGAGTTATTTTCCGCATCAGTTATCTGGAGGAATGCGTCAGCGGGTCATGATCGCAATGGCCTTGGCCTGTCAGCCTAAACTGCTGATCGCTGATGAGCCAACGACGGCACTGGACGTTACGATTCAGGCTCAAATTTTGAATTTAATCCACAAGCTGAGCAAGGAAGAGAATACAGGTATCATTCTTATTACTCACGATTTAGGTGTTGTCGCGGAAATGGCGGACCGGGTGGTCGTGATGTATGCCGGGGAAGTGGTCGAGGAAGCGGACGTATTTGATTTGTTTGAAAAGCCGGGGCATCCTTATACGATTGGTTTGCTAGGATCACTCCCCAAGCTTACGGAACAGAGAGAATGGCTGGATTCCATTCCCGGTACTGTTCCTAATATGATGCAGATGCCGAGCGGCTGTCCCTTTCATCCCCGCTGTCCTTATGCCCAGGAACAGTGCACCAGGATTCATCCTGAAATACAAGCCAAGGATCAAGGACACTATGTCAGATGTCTGCGGATGGAGGAGGTGTCAGTATGA
- a CDS encoding FCD domain-containing protein: protein MLIPSPLHFEKVSAKKVSDFIREQLEEAIILKELLSEEQLPTERELAEIFNASRITVREALSQLESKGLIEKRVGAKGGTFVLPVTANSHKRTRAEIAKDWEHMLKVFEYRMIVEPEGAFLAAARITTDELDLLQHYLDQSIEADCTREWFRALDVKFHLAIAKASGNPFCEAAVRQIRTKINPSLDLMPYDDQIRTVNYDVHTEILSALRARDAEKSREVMKHHIGHSADAIYARLVAKG, encoded by the coding sequence ATGTTAATCCCATCTCCTCTGCACTTTGAAAAAGTATCAGCTAAAAAGGTGAGTGATTTTATTAGAGAGCAGTTGGAAGAGGCTATTATTCTAAAAGAGTTGCTTAGCGAGGAGCAGCTACCAACAGAGCGGGAACTCGCAGAGATATTTAATGCCAGCAGAATTACAGTCCGTGAGGCGCTATCCCAATTGGAGTCCAAGGGGCTCATTGAGAAGAGAGTAGGTGCCAAGGGAGGGACCTTTGTTCTTCCCGTGACAGCAAACTCTCATAAACGTACCCGGGCAGAAATCGCAAAAGATTGGGAGCATATGCTGAAGGTCTTTGAATATCGGATGATTGTGGAGCCTGAGGGTGCTTTTTTAGCGGCTGCGCGGATCACCACAGATGAACTGGACTTGCTTCAGCACTATCTGGATCAGAGCATTGAAGCGGACTGTACCCGAGAATGGTTTCGGGCCTTGGATGTCAAGTTTCATTTAGCCATTGCTAAGGCATCGGGCAACCCATTTTGTGAAGCCGCAGTTAGGCAGATTCGGACCAAAATTAACCCATCGCTAGATCTCATGCCCTATGACGATCAGATTCGGACGGTGAACTACGACGTCCATACGGAAATTCTGAGTGCACTTCGTGCACGGGATGCTGAGAAGTCGCGGGAAGTGATGAAGCACCATATCGGACATTCCGCAGACGCCATTTATGCAAGATTGGTTGCAAAAGGCTAG
- a CDS encoding ABC transporter substrate-binding protein has protein sequence MYRHKWFTSGITLLIAVMILAACGAPSTGGSKDTAASTSTGSKVLTIASATDIESFDPHNNNNTASEAVLVNVFDYLLKNDSQQKKVPGLATTWEKVNDTTWRFHLREGVTFHNGDPFTAEDVKYTIERVAKDNTLKQNSYFKNIKEVKVVDEHTADIITDGPDPLLLNRLSKMGAGIVPSKYIEKNGIEAFLKNPIGTGPYKFSQWMKDDRVVLVKNDKYYEGQPKWDQVVFRSIPEASTRVSELLAGSIDIASGIPSTDIERIQGEEGKKIVKAPIQRVLQLILRQSQGSVTADSKVREAIDLAIDKKGIVDSIAGGAGIVTRTSVTPGNFGADPSLYEKTLYDPTKAKELLKQAGYTGEGPALTLSVSSIYKEYAEVVAAMLNKEGFNIKLDVLEPSAFSERYSSKSFKEMFMIGIGNSLFDASNNYNRYLLEEAKGETDYNNPKVEKLLQHALTNLDTASREKEYQQVQQILAEDRPAVYLFQMEGIYGTSNGVDFQPRSDEMFYAEDIAPAK, from the coding sequence ATGTATAGACATAAGTGGTTTACAAGCGGGATTACGTTACTGATTGCTGTGATGATCCTGGCAGCCTGCGGTGCCCCATCCACAGGCGGTAGTAAAGACACCGCAGCATCGACATCGACCGGCAGTAAAGTACTAACGATCGCAAGTGCTACGGATATTGAGAGCTTTGATCCTCATAACAATAACAACACTGCGAGTGAAGCCGTTCTGGTTAACGTATTTGACTACTTGTTGAAAAATGATAGTCAGCAGAAGAAAGTCCCTGGACTTGCAACTACCTGGGAAAAGGTAAATGATACGACTTGGCGTTTTCACCTGCGCGAAGGGGTAACCTTCCATAACGGTGATCCATTCACGGCGGAAGATGTGAAGTATACGATAGAAAGAGTGGCAAAGGATAACACGCTCAAACAAAACTCCTACTTTAAAAATATTAAAGAAGTGAAGGTAGTGGATGAACATACAGCAGATATCATAACCGACGGGCCAGATCCGCTGCTGCTGAATCGTTTATCCAAAATGGGAGCTGGGATCGTACCTTCCAAGTATATTGAGAAAAATGGGATAGAGGCATTCCTTAAAAATCCAATCGGTACAGGCCCTTATAAGTTTAGTCAATGGATGAAGGATGATCGTGTAGTACTGGTTAAAAACGATAAGTACTATGAAGGTCAGCCCAAATGGGATCAGGTTGTTTTTCGTTCCATACCAGAAGCCTCAACGCGTGTATCTGAACTGCTCGCTGGCTCGATTGACATTGCCTCTGGAATCCCATCCACCGATATAGAACGTATTCAAGGCGAAGAGGGCAAAAAAATCGTCAAGGCTCCGATACAGCGAGTCTTGCAATTGATTTTACGTCAAAGCCAAGGCAGTGTTACGGCTGACTCCAAAGTGAGAGAAGCGATAGATCTCGCGATTGATAAAAAGGGAATCGTGGATAGCATCGCAGGCGGTGCCGGGATTGTAACCCGTACTTCCGTTACACCAGGCAACTTTGGTGCTGATCCTTCCCTGTATGAGAAAACATTATATGATCCGACTAAAGCCAAAGAACTGTTGAAGCAGGCCGGATACACTGGTGAAGGTCCAGCATTAACTCTTTCAGTATCCTCAATATACAAAGAGTATGCTGAAGTCGTAGCCGCCATGTTAAATAAAGAAGGCTTCAACATTAAATTGGACGTGCTGGAGCCAAGCGCTTTCAGTGAGCGTTACAGCTCCAAATCCTTCAAGGAAATGTTTATGATCGGGATTGGTAATTCCCTGTTTGATGCTTCCAACAACTATAATCGCTACCTGTTGGAAGAAGCTAAAGGCGAAACGGATTATAACAATCCGAAGGTAGAAAAGCTGTTGCAGCATGCCCTGACGAATCTGGATACAGCCTCGCGTGAAAAAGAGTATCAGCAAGTGCAGCAGATATTGGCTGAAGATCGTCCGGCCGTCTATCTTTTCCAAATGGAAGGGATTTATGGCACCAGCAACGGTGTGGATTTCCAACCGAGAAGCGATGAGATGTTCTATGCAGAGGATATTGCACCTGCAAAATAA
- a CDS encoding S9 family peptidase, which yields MNKRSIVPEDLYGYQWISDPAVSSDGTIAYVHKSIDRSKNDYHTHIRVVSLLGADDKPLTDGNKDSAPAWSPDGSKLAFLRVVNGSKQLWTVPAEGGEGQRLTEVKRGVGAFVWSPDGKYIVFTSMVSINAEREAMELEEYSKQSGDRGRIVDRTTPKAEGLGWWNGLFSHLFVLELENGRVTPITSGPWNAAYPVWSMDSKRISFLSKRVEDDKLDADLLSFSDVYTVDCDGSYLVKVTDSRLAISQFSYAPDGKALTLIASDRIYGSGSQNRLYTVPVTGGASQLLFPELDMQMGNFALSDMKSFGPSPSPVYAPARMKPEMYVLGTVQGAVHIYRFTMDGSVQAVTAGSDRDIYQYTLSSDGNYLVFAALDVNRPGELYQMNLETGEEKQLTRHNDDYMASLQVSVPESFWFEAADGFKVQGWIFKPSGLGPGERVPLILQIHGGPHAMYTSTYSHEMQTLLAQGYAVLMTNPRGSFGYGQDFAQACRGDFGGGDYHDVLDALDFALNQYDYIDETRLGVAGGSYGGLMTNWIISHTNRFRAAVTQRCISNWLSFYGLSDIGISYTEGIVGANPWEDPELLWSKSPLAHVNNIETPLLILHGEEDLRCPVGQGDELYTALKRLGKTTRLIRYPGSNHSLLKSGKPSLRVDQFEQVVSWFNSYLSKGADFGE from the coding sequence ATGAATAAACGATCAATTGTACCGGAGGATTTATACGGATATCAGTGGATCAGTGATCCGGCAGTAAGTTCCGATGGAACGATTGCCTACGTCCACAAAAGCATAGATCGTTCAAAGAATGACTACCATACGCACATCCGTGTCGTATCGCTTCTTGGGGCTGACGATAAGCCGTTGACCGATGGCAATAAGGATTCAGCTCCTGCCTGGTCACCTGATGGATCGAAGCTTGCTTTTTTACGTGTGGTGAATGGAAGCAAGCAGCTATGGACGGTTCCGGCTGAAGGTGGAGAGGGACAGCGACTGACCGAGGTGAAGCGTGGAGTGGGTGCATTCGTCTGGTCGCCGGACGGGAAGTATATTGTATTTACAAGTATGGTTAGTATAAACGCCGAGCGGGAAGCCATGGAGCTTGAGGAATACAGCAAGCAGTCTGGTGACCGGGGGCGCATCGTGGATCGCACCACTCCCAAAGCTGAAGGATTGGGCTGGTGGAACGGTCTATTTAGTCATCTATTTGTTCTGGAGCTTGAAAACGGCCGGGTCACCCCAATCACCTCGGGACCTTGGAATGCTGCTTATCCCGTATGGTCCATGGACAGCAAGCGGATTTCGTTTTTGTCCAAACGTGTAGAAGACGACAAGCTGGATGCAGACCTGCTTTCGTTTTCGGATGTGTATACGGTCGATTGCGACGGCAGTTATCTGGTGAAGGTTACGGATTCCAGATTGGCGATCAGCCAATTTTCGTATGCACCGGACGGCAAAGCATTGACTCTGATCGCCAGCGATCGCATCTATGGCAGTGGTAGTCAGAACCGCCTGTATACGGTGCCTGTTACGGGGGGAGCCTCGCAGCTATTGTTTCCTGAATTGGATATGCAAATGGGCAACTTCGCCTTAAGTGATATGAAATCCTTTGGTCCGTCTCCATCTCCGGTATATGCTCCTGCGAGGATGAAGCCAGAAATGTATGTGCTCGGGACGGTGCAGGGTGCTGTTCACATATACCGATTCACAATGGACGGCAGTGTTCAAGCAGTAACTGCCGGAAGTGATAGAGATATCTATCAGTACACATTATCTTCTGATGGTAACTATCTGGTTTTTGCAGCACTTGATGTGAATCGGCCTGGAGAGCTGTATCAAATGAACCTGGAGACAGGGGAAGAGAAGCAGCTCACACGCCATAACGACGATTATATGGCCTCCTTGCAGGTGAGTGTACCAGAGTCTTTTTGGTTCGAGGCTGCGGATGGATTCAAGGTACAGGGGTGGATTTTCAAACCGTCTGGACTCGGCCCTGGAGAACGGGTTCCTTTGATTTTACAAATTCATGGGGGACCCCATGCGATGTATACCAGCACGTATAGCCATGAGATGCAGACGCTCCTTGCACAGGGGTATGCCGTGCTGATGACCAATCCACGCGGCAGCTTCGGTTATGGACAGGATTTTGCACAAGCCTGTCGGGGAGACTTTGGAGGAGGAGATTATCACGATGTACTGGACGCCTTGGACTTTGCGCTGAACCAGTATGATTATATAGATGAAACCAGGCTCGGCGTGGCTGGAGGCAGCTATGGAGGCTTAATGACCAACTGGATCATTTCCCACACGAACCGATTCCGTGCCGCCGTTACGCAGCGTTGCATCTCCAACTGGCTATCCTTCTATGGCTTGAGTGATATCGGTATTTCCTACACGGAGGGTATCGTCGGGGCTAATCCGTGGGAAGATCCTGAGCTGCTCTGGTCCAAATCCCCACTGGCGCATGTAAATAACATCGAAACTCCGCTGCTGATTTTACACGGCGAGGAAGACCTGCGTTGCCCGGTTGGACAAGGGGATGAGTTATATACAGCCCTGAAGCGGCTGGGCAAAACAACACGCCTCATTCGCTATCCCGGGTCCAATCATTCTTTGCTGAAGAGCGGTAAACCGTCTCTACGTGTAGATCAATTTGAGCAAGTAGTGTCCTGGTTTAATTCCTACTTGAGTAAAGGAGCTGACTTCGGTGAGTAA
- a CDS encoding ABC transporter permease yields MAGIHDVQALGPDLDLDDQKKTHPSGIGRVWKQLLRSKTGTVGAIIILLVCLTALCAPLLASHNPADIDPLNRLKPPMWLAGGLPEHWLGTDNLGRDMWSRIVYGARVSLIVGVGAVLVSGTIGAILGLLAGFYGKWVDAIIMRVADAFLAIPAILLMLVVLAVVGPGMTTLIFVIGVTNWVSYTRVVRGEVLSIKERDFVKAAKAIGSKNSRILLKHILPNVLSSFIVISGMSVATTIIMEASLSFLGLGITPPAVSWGGMLSDGRQYVATSWWVATFPGLAITITVLGVIFLGDWLRDVLDPHMKAKE; encoded by the coding sequence GTGGCAGGTATTCATGATGTACAAGCCCTTGGCCCAGACCTAGACCTGGATGACCAAAAGAAAACACATCCGTCCGGTATCGGGCGCGTATGGAAGCAACTGTTACGAAGTAAAACTGGAACGGTCGGTGCAATAATCATACTGCTCGTTTGCTTAACGGCACTATGTGCCCCTCTGCTGGCCAGTCACAATCCTGCGGATATTGACCCGCTTAATCGTCTGAAGCCGCCCATGTGGCTGGCGGGTGGATTGCCGGAGCATTGGCTGGGTACAGATAACCTGGGACGGGATATGTGGAGTCGTATCGTATACGGGGCGAGAGTTTCGCTTATCGTCGGTGTCGGTGCAGTTCTGGTCTCAGGCACTATTGGCGCGATTCTCGGACTCCTCGCCGGTTTTTATGGTAAATGGGTGGATGCCATCATTATGAGAGTTGCCGATGCCTTTTTGGCCATTCCGGCTATTCTGCTGATGCTGGTCGTCCTGGCCGTGGTAGGGCCTGGCATGACTACACTTATTTTTGTTATTGGCGTTACGAATTGGGTTTCTTATACAAGGGTGGTCCGGGGCGAGGTATTGAGTATCAAGGAACGGGACTTCGTTAAAGCAGCCAAAGCGATTGGTTCAAAAAATAGCAGGATTCTGTTGAAGCACATTTTACCCAACGTCTTGTCTTCATTCATTGTAATTTCTGGTATGAGTGTGGCGACAACGATTATTATGGAAGCTTCTCTTAGTTTTCTCGGATTAGGGATCACACCGCCAGCAGTGTCCTGGGGTGGCATGCTGAGCGATGGGAGACAGTATGTAGCCACGAGCTGGTGGGTGGCAACGTTTCCCGGTCTGGCGATTACCATCACGGTCCTGGGCGTCATTTTCCTCGGTGACTGGCTTCGAGACGTGTTAGATCCCCATATGAAAGCGAAAGAATAA
- a CDS encoding M20 family metallopeptidase, translated as MNINELLALSRPLQDQLVAWRRDFHRHPETGYEEVRTSGIVAEHLRELGLEVITNVGKTGVVGLLRGKSPGPTIGLRADMDALPIQDEKTAPYQSQIPGKAHLCGHDAHTAILMGAAQLLTKLGRPERGNIKFVFQPAEEGLAGAKAMIDDGVLENPKVDAMAGLHMFPGLKTGTLGVSKGVAFASADGLTIKIIGKGGHAARPHEGIDAIAVSAQVISALQNIPSRLVDPLEPIVITIGKISGGYMGAAIAPEVEMIGTVRTLSAELRSRMPELIEQVVRGVCESFGAGYELNYQHGYPVVQNDSDMVDLMTETSEQLFGSKEWNYIKPSTGGEDFAFYCEQVPGVFFRLGSGRGDEDTSYPLHHPKFDLDESVLPYGVAMMSAIALNFLKTK; from the coding sequence ATGAATATAAATGAACTTTTAGCATTATCCAGACCGCTTCAAGATCAGCTGGTTGCTTGGCGCAGAGACTTTCATCGCCATCCTGAAACGGGCTATGAAGAGGTTCGTACATCGGGAATTGTGGCTGAACACTTACGTGAACTTGGGCTGGAAGTGATAACAAATGTAGGTAAAACCGGGGTTGTAGGTCTGTTACGAGGAAAAAGCCCGGGGCCTACCATCGGTCTAAGGGCAGATATGGATGCTTTACCGATTCAGGATGAAAAAACGGCTCCCTATCAGTCACAGATTCCGGGAAAGGCACATTTATGTGGGCATGATGCCCATACAGCAATACTGATGGGAGCCGCGCAGTTACTTACGAAGCTGGGGCGGCCTGAAAGAGGAAATATCAAATTTGTCTTTCAACCGGCTGAAGAAGGTTTGGCCGGGGCCAAGGCTATGATTGATGATGGTGTGTTGGAAAATCCAAAAGTAGATGCGATGGCAGGACTACATATGTTCCCGGGTTTGAAGACAGGAACACTTGGGGTCAGCAAAGGGGTGGCTTTTGCATCCGCAGATGGCTTAACGATTAAAATTATAGGCAAAGGTGGCCATGCTGCTCGTCCACATGAGGGGATAGACGCAATTGCCGTGTCCGCGCAGGTTATTTCTGCTCTGCAAAATATTCCAAGCCGTCTGGTTGATCCACTTGAGCCCATTGTCATTACGATTGGTAAAATTAGTGGCGGTTATATGGGAGCTGCCATTGCACCTGAAGTAGAGATGATCGGTACCGTTCGAACTTTATCTGCGGAACTGCGCAGTCGAATGCCTGAGCTAATTGAACAGGTGGTTCGTGGGGTATGTGAGTCATTCGGGGCCGGGTATGAATTAAATTATCAGCATGGCTACCCGGTTGTGCAGAACGATTCGGATATGGTCGATTTGATGACCGAAACGAGTGAGCAACTGTTTGGCTCCAAGGAGTGGAACTACATCAAACCATCAACAGGCGGGGAAGATTTCGCTTTTTATTGTGAGCAGGTACCCGGTGTTTTCTTCCGGTTGGGCTCGGGGAGAGGAGATGAAGATACAAGCTATCCATTGCATCATCCCAAGTTTGATTTGGATGAATCGGTACTGCCTTATGGAGTAGCGATGATGTCGGCCATAGCGCTGAATTTTTTGAAGACAAAATAA